One window of Corvus moneduloides isolate bCorMon1 chromosome 13, bCorMon1.pri, whole genome shotgun sequence genomic DNA carries:
- the NMB gene encoding neuromedin-B isoform X3, with translation MKLMAELQRKKAAWRRWKHGQAMTERFGSGAQPQWAAAAAAAGAGPAVAMALRCLLLLLCGAALGPAVHLDFAEHRSQAAKIKVNPRGNLWATGHFMGKKSVTGSPHLETPEEPAVPVVFGPSLRALLEDMMELLTRELLKILLQERLLDENQGKYDLTDQETGLLTKVLEKYFSN, from the exons ATGAAGCTCATGGCTGAGCTCCAGCGCAAAAAGGCAGCATGGAGAAGGTGGAAGCACGGACAGGCCATGACGGAGAGATTTGGGAGTGGGGCTCAGCCTCAGTG ggcggcggcggcggcggcggcgggcgcggggcccgCGGTGGCGATGGCGCTGcgctgcctcctgctgctgctctgcggAGCCGCGCTGGGACCTGCCGTCCACCTCGACTTCGCCGAGCACCGCAGCCAGGCCGCCAAGATCAAGGTCAACCCCCGCGGCAACCTCTGGGCCACAG GTCACTTCATGGGGAAGAAGAGCGTCACAGGCTCCCCACACCTGGAGACTCCGGAGGAGCCTGCAGTGCCAGTGGTCTTTGGTCCCTCTCTACGAGCCCTGCTGGAGGACATGATGGAACTGCTGACCCGGGAGCTCCTGAAAATCCTCCTGCAAGAAAGACTATTGGATGAGAACCAAGGGAAATATGACCTCACTGACCAG GAGACAGGGCTTTTAACAAAGGTGCTGGAGAAATACTTTTCAAACTGA
- the NMB gene encoding neuromedin-B isoform X2 produces the protein MALRCLLLLLCGAALGPAVHLDFAEHRSQAAKIKVNPRGNLWATGHFMGKKSVTGSPHLETPEEPAVPVVFGPSLRALLEDMMELLTRELLKILLQERLLDENQGKYDLTDQETGLLTKVLEKYFSN, from the exons ATGGCGCTGcgctgcctcctgctgctgctctgcggAGCCGCGCTGGGACCTGCCGTCCACCTCGACTTCGCCGAGCACCGCAGCCAGGCCGCCAAGATCAAGGTCAACCCCCGCGGCAACCTCTGGGCCACAG GTCACTTCATGGGGAAGAAGAGCGTCACAGGCTCCCCACACCTGGAGACTCCGGAGGAGCCTGCAGTGCCAGTGGTCTTTGGTCCCTCTCTACGAGCCCTGCTGGAGGACATGATGGAACTGCTGACCCGGGAGCTCCTGAAAATCCTCCTGCAAGAAAGACTATTGGATGAGAACCAAGGGAAATATGACCTCACTGACCAG GAGACAGGGCTTTTAACAAAGGTGCTGGAGAAATACTTTTCAAACTGA
- the NMB gene encoding neuromedin-B isoform X1 has product MALRCLLLLLCGAALGPAVHLDFAEHRSQAAKIKVNPRGNLWATGHFMGKKSVTGSPHLETPEEPAVPVVFGPSLRALLEDMMELLTRELLKILLQERLLDENQGKYDLTDQVSPTCAFPLGQKPEELSSSTAHR; this is encoded by the exons ATGGCGCTGcgctgcctcctgctgctgctctgcggAGCCGCGCTGGGACCTGCCGTCCACCTCGACTTCGCCGAGCACCGCAGCCAGGCCGCCAAGATCAAGGTCAACCCCCGCGGCAACCTCTGGGCCACAG GTCACTTCATGGGGAAGAAGAGCGTCACAGGCTCCCCACACCTGGAGACTCCGGAGGAGCCTGCAGTGCCAGTGGTCTTTGGTCCCTCTCTACGAGCCCTGCTGGAGGACATGATGGAACTGCTGACCCGGGAGCTCCTGAAAATCCTCCTGCAAGAAAGACTATTGGATGAGAACCAAGGGAAATATGACCTCACTGACCAG GTCAGTCCCACCTGTGCTTTCCCACTGGGCCAGAAGCCTGAGGAGCTGTCCAGTAGCACTGCACACAGGTAA
- the SEC11A gene encoding signal peptidase complex catalytic subunit SEC11A, with translation MMLSLDFLDDVRRMNKRQLYYQVLNFGMIVSSALMIWKGLMVVTGSESPIVVVLSGSMEPAFHRGDLLFLTNRIEDPIRVGEIVVFRIEGREIPIVHRVLKIHEKQNGDIKFLTKGDNNAVDDRGLYKQGQHWLEKKDVVGRARGFVPYIGIVTILMNDYPKFKYAVLFLLGLFVLVHRE, from the exons atgATGCTGTCGCTGGACTTTCTGGACGATGTGCGGCGTATGAACAAGCGGCAG CTGTACTACCAGGTGTTGAACTTCGGCATGATCGTGTCCTCCGCCCTCATGATCTGGAAGGGGCTCATGGTGGTGACGGGCAGCGAGAGCCCTATCGTGGTGGTGCTGAG tgGGAGTATGGAGCCTGCTTTCCACAGAGGAGATCTCCTGTTCCTCACGAACCGAATTGAAGATCCAATCAGAGTGGGAGAAATAGTCGTCTTTAGGATAGAAGGAAGGGAAATTCCTATAGTCCATCGCGTCCTGAAAATCCATGAGAA GCAAAACGGAGACATCAAATTTCTGACAAAGGGAGACAACAATGCTGTAGATGACAGAGGGCTCTACAAACAGGGGCAGCACTGGCTGGAGAAGAAGGACGTAGTAGGACGAGCGAGAGG ATTTGTGCCCTATATTGGAATAGTGACTATCTTAATGAACGATTATCCAAAATTTAAG TATGCAGTCCTCTTTTTGCTGGGTTTATTTGTGCTGGTCCATCGAGAGTAG